Proteins encoded by one window of Salvia splendens isolate huo1 chromosome 7, SspV2, whole genome shotgun sequence:
- the LOC121810382 gene encoding uncharacterized protein LOC121810382 yields the protein MNPERREALTWEIFKEEVYNKYVPMSYRRAKVVEFHTLKQGNMTVTEYDRALCEITRYAPELVDTDEKMAEKFRADVEEALPKETTVANTTPVPLQQHNFRDKRKWDGDRTPYDNKRQQPIRNPPQYGGRKSAPYQRGDFRPRAPQCAKCFKNHFGECREKSNKCYTCGGNGHFSRECPSKIMGMGAGQNNQGFRPQVRALQAEPRGYLPAPQQQQQQRRQGLPTQARAYALKGKQPTNQQGNQEQGNLAGWESDCVCIKAVAAA from the exons ATGAACCCTGAACGCCGTGAAGCGCTTACTTGGGAGATATTCAAGGAAGAGGTGTACAATAAGTACGTTCCCATGAGCTATAGGCGAGCAAAGGTAGTTGAATTCCATACTTTAAAGCAAGGGAATATGACGGTGACAGAGTACGACCGTGCACTATGTGAAATTACTCGATATGCTCCCGAGTTGGTGGATACAGATGAGAAAATGGCAGAAAAGTTTCGTGCTG ACGTGGAAGAAGCGTTGCCTAAGGAGACGACAGTAGCAAATACTACACCAGTGCCACTTCAACAACATAATTTCAGagataagaggaaatgggatgGAGATCGGACTCCATATGATAACAAGAGGCAGCAACCCATCAGAAACCCACCGCAATATGGAGGTAGGAAGAGTGCTCCCTATCAGAGGGGTGACTTCCGGCCTAGAGCCCCCCAGTGTGCTAAGTGCTTTAAGAACCATTTTGGGGAGTGCAGAGAAAAGAGCAATAAATGCTACACTTGTGGTGGAAATGGCCACTTCTCAAGAGAATGCCCGAGTAAGATTATGGGGATGGGAGCAGgacagaacaatcaagggtTCCGTCCGCAAGTGCGGGCACTACAAGCCGAACCGAGGGGATACTTACCCGCaccacagcagcagcagcaacaacgTCGTCAAGGACTTCCCACTCAGGCAAGGGCATATGCTTTAAAAGGGAAACAGCCGACGAACCAGCAAGGGAATCAagagcaaggaaacttggcag GATGGGAAAGTGATTGCGTATGCATCAAGGCAGTTGCGGCCGCATGA
- the LOC121741745 gene encoding splicing factor U2af large subunit B-like, translating into MQEKAHKGSTSSGSKDESRDRTRDRERESKSRDRPRERGRDRDREKDRERDRDRDRDRDRERDKDRDKDRERERDKDRDRHHQDCHRDRSERRERTGDRDDADDCYRSRDYERRKDYDKDREERHRHRSRSRSRDKSEHRSRSRSRSRSKSKRMSGFDMHPPTALLPNTAAVVAGTAK; encoded by the exons ATGCAGGAGAAAGCTCACAAAGGTTCTACAAGTTCTGGATCCAAG GATGAATCTCGTGATCGTACAAGAGACCGGGAGAGGGAGTCTAAAAGCAGAGATAGGCCAAGGGAAAGAGGTAGAGACAGGGACAGAGAGAAGGATAGGGAAAGGGACAGGGACAGGGACAGGGACAGAGACAGGGAAAGGGATAAGGACAGGGATAAAGACAGGGAAAGGGAACGGGATAAGGATCGTGATCGACATCACCAAGATTGCCACAGAGACCGAAGTGAGAGAAGGGAGAGGACCGGAGATAGGGATGATGCTGATGACTGCTACCGAAGCCGAGACTATGAGAG GCGGAAAGATTATGATAAAGATAGGGAGGAAAGACACCGGCACAGATCTAGGTCTCGTTCAAGGGATAAATCTGAGCACAGATCGAGGTCACGGTCACGTTCACGCTCCAAAAG CAAAAGGATGAGTGGTTTTGACATGCATCCTCCTACTGCATTGCTTCCAAATACTGCCGCTGTCGTTGCAGGTACAGCCAAATAG